One part of the Tachyglossus aculeatus isolate mTacAcu1 chromosome 26, mTacAcu1.pri, whole genome shotgun sequence genome encodes these proteins:
- the PLD3 gene encoding 5'-3' exonuclease PLD3 → MKLYSAYQQPKPRMEEQLLSPVMPRALAEKNARWALLITLLGTMVLCALLTQLLFWPRLGGPPGGKSNQAPGPICKDPCQAVLVESIPEGLTFPSGPTHPTISQAWLDLVAGAHRTLDIASFYWTLTNQDTRTQEPSAQQGERVLQELLTLAPKGVNVRVAVSKPNGPQPQADLQALLDSGAHIRMVDMRRLTHGVLHTKFWVVDQTHLYIGSANMDWRSLTQVKELGVVVYNCSCLAQDLAKVFEAYWYLGQSGSAIPSPWPDSYATRYSLDSPLQLQLNSTPARVYFSSAPPSLCPAGRTPDLSALLSLVDDARGFVYVAVMNYLPTMEFSHPRRFWPAIDDGLRRAAYERGVKVRLLVSCWDHSEPSLLPFLRSLAALQDNRTHYDVQVRLFIVPSDEAQARIPYARVNHNKYMVTDRAAYIGTSNWSGSYFTQTAGSALVVNQTGVAGTAGDQGLREQLEAVFLRDWDSVYSHELDDPLAASNSCHLL, encoded by the exons ATGAAGCTGTACTCGGCGTACCAACAA CCGAAGCCACGAATGGAGGAACAGCTGCTTTCCCCAGTGATGCCCCGGGCCCTGGCTGAGAAG AATGCCCGCTGGGCCCTGCTGATCACCCTGTTGGGCACCATGGTGCTGTGCGCCTTGCTGACCCAGCTGCTCTTCTGGCCACGGCTCGGGGGTCCTCCGGGGGGAAAGAGCAACCAGGCACCTGGACCCATCTGCAAGGATCCCTGCCA GGCGGTGCTGGTGGAGAGCATCCCGGAGGGCCTGACCTTCCCCAGCGGTCCCACGCATCCGACCATCAGCCAGGCTTGGCTGGACTTAGTGGCTGGAGCCCACCGTACCCTCGACATCGCCTCCTTTTACTGGACCCTCACCAACCAGGACACACGCACCCAGGAGCCCTCTGCCCAGCAG GGGGAGAGGGTCCTCCAGGAGCTGCTGACCCTGGCCCCAAAAGGCGTAAATGTACGTGTGGCAGTCAGCAAGCCCAacggcccccagccccaggccgaCCTGCAGGCCCTCCTGGACAGTG gGGCCCACATCCGCATGGTGGACATGCGGCGCCTGACCCACGGCGTGCTCCACACCAAGTTTTGGGTGGTGGATCAGACCCATCTCTACATTGGCAGTGCCAACATGGACTGGCGCTCCCTCACCCAG GTGAAGGAACTGGGCGTCGTGGTCTACAATTGCAGCTGCCTGGCGCAGGACTTGGCCAAAGTGTTTGAGGCCTATTGGTACCTGGGCCAATCGGGCTCTGCCataccatccccctggcctgacaGCTACGCCACCCGCTACAGCCTCGACTCCCCGCTCCAGCTGCAGCTCAACAGCACCCCGGCCCGCGTCTACTTCTCT AGCGCCCCACCCTCGCTGTGCCCGGCCGGCCGCACTCCCGACCTGAGCGCCCTGCTCAGCCTGGTGGACGATGCCCGCGGCTTCGTCTACGTGGCCGTCATGAactacctgcccacaatggagtTTTCCCATCCCCGCAG GTTCTGGCCGGCCATCGACGATGGGCTGCGGCGGGCGGCCTACGAACGTGGCGTCAAGGTGCGGCTGCTAGTGAGCTGCTGGGATCACTCAGAGCCCTCGTTGCTGCCCTTCCTGCGCTCCCTCGCCGCCCTCCAAGACAACCGCACGCACTACGATGTGCAAGTG AGACTGTTCATCGTCCCCTCCGATGAGGCTCAGGCTCGGATCCCCTACGCCCGCGTCAATCACAACAAGTACATGGTCACTGACCGGGCAGCCTACATTG GGACGTCCAACTGGTCAGGCAGTTATTTTACACAGACGGCCGGCTCGGCTCTGGTGGTGAACCAGACGGGGGTCGCGGGGACCGCGGGGGACCAGGGGCTGCGGGAGCAGCTGGAAGCCGTGTTCCTCCGCGACTGGGACTCCGTCTACAGCCATGAGCTGGATGACCCCCTGGCCGCCAGCAACTCCTGCCACCTCCTCTGA